A window from Desulfotignum phosphitoxidans DSM 13687 encodes these proteins:
- a CDS encoding CBS domain-containing protein produces MEKMKVKDLMVPVDQFPKIADTASLYDALFALEKAQEAFLSGKSTQRIMLVENEKKQIVGKISPIDLFKGLEKKYNQVNVEKTLEKFGLKYIWSGMRKEYDLWESPFKDLCRKAGDIHVKDFVKIPNEGQTVDAKDTLSKCFHLFVVNRHDTLFVMEKNEFIGMLRFSDVYKEVAQTMKECTV; encoded by the coding sequence ATGGAAAAAATGAAAGTAAAAGATTTGATGGTGCCGGTAGATCAATTTCCAAAAATTGCGGATACCGCGTCTTTGTACGATGCACTTTTTGCTCTGGAAAAGGCCCAGGAAGCATTTTTATCCGGGAAAAGCACCCAGCGGATCATGCTGGTGGAAAATGAAAAAAAACAGATTGTCGGAAAAATATCCCCCATCGATCTGTTCAAGGGGCTGGAAAAAAAATACAACCAGGTGAATGTGGAAAAAACCCTGGAAAAATTCGGGCTCAAGTATATCTGGAGCGGCATGCGTAAAGAATATGACCTGTGGGAGAGCCCCTTCAAGGACCTGTGCCGCAAAGCCGGGGATATCCATGTCAAGGATTTTGTGAAGATCCCCAACGAGGGTCAGACCGTGGATGCAAAAGACACACTTTCCAAATGTTTTCATCTGTTTGTGGTGAATCGGCATGACACCCTTTTTGTCATGGAAAAAAACGAATTCATCGGCATGCTGCGATTTTCCGATGTTTACAAGGAAGTTGCCCAGACCATGAAAGAATGCACGGTTTGA